In Crocosphaera sp. UHCC 0190, the genomic stretch TTCATCCTTTTGTCGTCGGTAATCTTAGTTAATTCTTAACCTAAGCTTCACTTAAAAAGATACATAAATGGGTGATCTTAATCACACAGCAAGGGGAAATTTACCCTTATTTTCAGTTTTCTTTTGATTGTCTTGATAAATTTCCGTCATTCTTTGGCTGGCTACCTGCCATAAATGCAGGAAGTCCCTCACATCCATTTCTTGGACGGTCTTCTCTAAATTAATCTCCACCCTCATTGTCCTAGCCTTTCCAATTAATTCCGCAAAATCATCTTTGGCTCCTGGACTTAACTGCTCCATCCCTTCCATCATTTCCCAAAGCTTTTCACTCGTAACATCCCGCTTCCCATTCAAGTATTCGCTGATGTGATTCTCACTAATCCCTGTAATCTGGGACAGGGCTTTTCCCGTTACCCGCCGCTCTGCTTTTACCTTCTTAAAGTATTGTCTCAACATAACACTTTTATTAGCGAATACTTGTACAATTGGGAAAGATTAATTATCGCATGGGCTAATTTAGTGACTAGATAGATTAATCTACCTTCAATTATGGCACAAAAATCCTAAACCTAAAAAAAATCGCCCTGAATTTTTAGTAAACAAGGGCGCAATACACAACTAACATGATGACACATTTTCCAAATTCTCGACTTACCTATTCTGTCGATTATCCCCATCAGATTCATTTATTCGGAGAAAATCTCGATAAATTGACTGATCTGAACGCAGCTTGCTTACCATTCGACGTAATTGTTACAGGTGAGGAGGTTGAAAATGG encodes the following:
- a CDS encoding helix-turn-helix transcriptional regulator, with amino-acid sequence MLRQYFKKVKAERRVTGKALSQITGISENHISEYLNGKRDVTSEKLWEMMEGMEQLSPGAKDDFAELIGKARTMRVEINLEKTVQEMDVRDFLHLWQVASQRMTEIYQDNQKKTENKGKFPLAV